A region of the Scatophagus argus isolate fScaArg1 chromosome 19, fScaArg1.pri, whole genome shotgun sequence genome:
cttCTGTCCAAGCTCTGCAGCCTttgacacaggaagtgacagagtCACAGTTTGTGGCCATGAATCGCTACAATGCGAGTGAGTCCAAGCTTCTCAAACATGGTGCAGAGTTTTTCAGCTATGGGTGCCATCATATGCTCACATTTTATCTGCCAGTTTTAAGCAATACTCTGCAGTTTTTCTATTCATTTTTCCATGTTAAAAATAGTAAAAGAAATGGTTTGTACACATTCTGTTGTCTGCACAGTGATGTAGTGATGCACTGACACCGAAAAACCAAAGCCGTCAGCCCTTGTTGGGTTGATATCTGAATGCAACATTGACAGCAAACCAGAGCTTTACTGTCTTTTCTTCACCCAACATTAAGCCTGTCTAAATGATCATACTAGTATCACTAACGCTTGAGCGAGTCCTAACATCTTCAGTCGACCATTCCTTTCTGAATCCGAGTCTTGGAAGAGCTGAGAagaggcagagtgtgtgtcctgtgtgtgtccacccTAGTGCCCTTTCATCCTGCACTTCCTCAAGAGCTAACAGGAAGCTCCACCTCCTTCCTGTCTTGCTCATGTGCCTTGCCCCTTTGAGAAAATAGAAATGGTTCACTAAGTTGCCTTCCCCCTCTCCCAGCCTACGTATCATGATAGTGCAGTTTACATTTGAGGAGAGCAGACAAACTGGCATAAATGACACAACTCAAGTTGGGGTTCATATTTTTAAgcgctggtggtggtggtggtggtggtggcggtggcggTGCCAAACATGATTTCGCTCTCCTGGTTCTCCTGaagaatatttgtgtttgttttgttttgacacgATTACGGTGTTTTATATGAAGGTCTAACTGTAATGTTAAATGTAAGAGTCTGTACTATAAGGAGAGTTTGGGATGGAGCCATGGATTATGTCATGTATGcagttttgcttttgattttcacCGCTCAGTTTTCAATCAGTCTCTAATCTTGTTCACTCTTCTTTCTTATCACTTGagacatgaaaaatattcagatatatatatatatatatgaatattcTATTAGACCATTCAGGTTCTTCTTGTCATTGAGATACTATTTTATGTATAGAAGTATTTGCAATACAGTGTAACTCAAAGAGGAGCAGAaattctgtttgatttattaaaCAATGATTTGTACTCATTGGGACTGtacttgtttctttgtgtgtgtgtttgaaagaaacCTTGTCTCGTTCTCCGTGTGATGTACAACACACCCTGTGCTCTCTGACTTGCTCACAGTAAAGCCCTTATTTGCTGCAGCAGATATTCTTGCGTAGAGATGGACAGGAATGAGAATGAGTCGGCAGCCTGTGCGAAGGGTcaaagagtgtgtttgtggaggaggtgaaagagCCCTTTTACCCCATGTGCAGCCCTCACCCCAGTCAGGTGCAGCTGGATTTGTAGGCCACATGAAGCAGCCAGTCAGGGATGTCTGATACACCCAatagtacatttattttcaccCTTTTCACTTACTTTGAGTgaatgtgttttagtgtgtttaTGGCttctgtggtgtaaatagtaCATATtgcacagttaaaaaaaaatatctgtaaaaTCTTGCAAGATAAGAACAAGTAAACTGACTACAACCTGCAGCATTGTTTCTGTATCATTTGGCCGGCAGCCTTCACCTCTGATCAACACGTGCCTGCTGTATTGACACAAGCCTGCCAGCAGGCCAAAGGTCGGTGGGGAGTCATGCGTGAAGTAATTTGAATGTACCCAACACGTACTGAATGCCACAACAGTAGTGTGTAACAAGCTCTTATCTCCATCTGCCAGACACATCTGATTTAAGCTGACTGCTCCTGTGGAACTTGAAGCAGTATTTTTATATGAAGCAGTGTCACATTATGCACGGATAGTTTTTATTGGACAGTTCAGATGGTACGTATGTATACATTGTCCTTAAAAAGCATCTCTTCTCTGCCTGACCGTAGACTGTGAGACAGGAGCACTTAAAAGGGTTGGGGCTATCACACATAATATAATTCCGGGTTTTATCTCTTGACTTGTTCAAGTAATGACATTAAAACTCCTGTTACTCAATTAAAGCTTACACAATGGATTAAATTTACAGTTGgcagaaattcaaaatgaataaaattggGGATATGCAATAAGCACACACCATAAGCCGAGCGTTCATTTGCAAGTGCCTCCTGTGTGCTCAGCAGAAACTGTGAGCTCCCTTCACTCTGTCTGCACATCATACAAACGCATCTGTTTCGGTTGTTAATAGTGTGTCAGAGGGTCAAAATATCAGACTAAAAGGTAcaaaacagatgtaaaaaaaaaaatgaggaagagctcacttcctgtgactgatttaaaaatgtgcatgtcCCAGAAAAAGAACTCTACTGTTCAAAGTTTGTGTGTTCAAGAatacacagcagaaaacaagtCCACGGTTTTAAGAGTGCACCAGTCTGACAGAAGAGACTTCCTCATTCCTCTGTGGGTTCACTCACCacagaaacatgactgacaACAGCTGGGTCAATAAAAAGACCATTTGACGTCATCTTCACTTGTGGGTCAGGGCGACAAACGGGTTCGGAAGTTGCGTTGTCGGATCATCATGCTGACTTTGCGTAGGGAGTAATAGTCTGAATCCTTCCAGGTGTACCAAACGATCCCATCAGGACCCAGTGGCCCCCGGCCTTTAGGGGTGTAATGGCCTCCCTGTGGGATTAGGAAGTAGTAACCACTCATGAATTTAAAAGTATAAATCGAAAGGCTACCTGTATACACTTACCCTGTAGTAGACTCCGTTAAGGTTGGCATAAAAGCACTGGTTGTACCACCATCCTCCGTGGGAAATCTCAGCACAGATGTTGCCACTATCAGGGGTGCTGAAGCCCTGCTTGTCGTGATACCAGCTGAAAGAGTCCTGCACTGTGCCGCTGAAGCCCGACACATGGAGACGGTACTGATGCTCCTCGTCTTCCACTCTGCACAGCACCCACACAGAGGAATAGCAGGGAATTATGCAAGAGATACAGCAGGTTGTTCATGTTTTGCAGCAGCTTACAAGTAGGTGCATGTGTTTGTCAACTGTATGTGCACTGGTGCGTGACAGTGACCTGAAGCTCTGGTAGAGGGCATGTTTGTGCTTATTGCTCCAGTCTTCCATGTGGATGCGGAGACTGTAGTCTCCCTGGGTGCTCAGGTCATGTATGTGTTCATTGCCCAGCCAGAACTCTGAGTGAAGGTCACCGAAACCGTCCCTATAGTCCCTCCAGCTGCGGTCAAAGCTCACCGAGCCATCAATACGCCGCTGGATCACAGTCCAGCCACCACCTGAGGCAAAAAGGAAAAGGCATTGCACTGGAGGGGGAACCATATGCCATGTCTAATGGGTTGTTTTACTTGTTCTGTCTGGCCAAAGGAGCAACACAGGTGCTACAGCAACAGCACCCATGGAGTTAGCAGTCAGTGTCTTGCCtgaaagcagagtgtgtgtgcttgccaacacagcttcagcttcatgtgTGCTCACCATCTGTGTCCATATCACAGTAGACCTCCACAGGCATGCCGGCCAGTGATGGCACTACTGTGTAGAGACCTGATCTCCTCACGCCATTGTAGTAGAGGGACGCACAGTCAATGGGACAGTTCCCCACATGCTGAATCTCTGAGGGAGGAAAGGGCGAGGTAGGATTCAGTTGGAGTAAATCAATAATGGAAATTTGGCGCCCTCTGCTGGGAGAGCCATAGGGTGCTAGGTATTTGTGATACACTTGTGAGAGAGTGTACCTGGATGCAGAGCTTCTTGTGCACTCATTAGTGAGTTGGGACGAACAATGTTGATCAAACACCCAGGACTTCTTTTCACTTTATCCACCAAGAGTGTGAGGTTATGGAGCTGGTTCTGATAAGAAATGCAGAGAAACTATCACAAATCTTCCAGTGgaggtttttgtttcttcacaaatgtttaaaaacatgcCTAAAAACTGAAATAGTACTACTCATGATGGTTATACCTGGAGGTCTAAGATCAAAGTGCCCTGTAGGTGTAGCAGGGTGGTGGCTTCAGCATAGTGAACCTCCAACTCATGAAAACGGTGCTCCAAGGAGACATTCAAGTGGCTCCTCTCTTCACTCTGTCAGTGGAgatgcaaatgcacacacacaaacaaaaatacaaagggAAAAATGGAATCTATGCGAggaaatgcttaaaaaaattaTCAGGGTGGAAAACCTCTAAATTAAGCTGAATCCTGAATAAGTTTAAGGATATTACTTATCAATAAAAGTATTtaataaaatgagcaaaaaaaagtttgcaaaaCACAACGTGCACATGCAGTTTTTTGTTATAAATGACAGAACTGATATCGTTTAAGCTTTGATTTTAACAgactaacaaaacaaactacACTTATGTCAAATACGGTAGAGTAAGATACATTAACTATCAtaaatttcagaaaaatatcATTCATATCAATTCTCAACCATTTAGTACTAGTACAAGTACTAGATTTGGCCATGTTGCTGTGCAGTTTAGCACCAATAACACTGACTGAATAAAcaataattatataaataaacaaggAATAAGCATTAAGTTTGCTAAATGGTCGAGTGCATTCATTTAGTTAcgtgtaaaagaaaaaatgatctTACATTTTAGCTTTGAATGGTCATAAAtgattctgtttttcatttggttctttcagctgctttcagtgtTGCAGCAGTTGCAGCATTTGTCAGCTTTTCCCTGCTTGTTATGTGCTGATATGCAGTGGTATAATGTAACCAGGTATATTTACACAGGTACTCAAGTACTACAGCTTGGCATCCTCTTGGCTTTTAACTGACTACTGCATGCATACATCTGTCTTGATGCATACACTAAAACTCTAACTTGCAAAGGCAGAAGCCCTCTTTTCTAAAACTTAAAGCCAGACTTTTCAGTGTTTGGTCTATTCCTAGCCTGGACATGGAGACTAACTCCCATGACCCTCAAGCCCTCTCCTCCTTatgcatgacacacacagtgcatgaaTCCTTTTGACCATCCACCTTTGGCCACCAACTGCTCCAGCTGAGTGTAGTTTGTATAGGCTCACTGCTTGAGACACATGAGACAACACGTGGAAGAGTAGGAGGCTAATCCTGTTAGTGTATAAGGTCAAGGACATGCTGGGAGGAAGCCAGCTTGATGGCAACATGTTACAGTGCAGAACTGCACACAGCTAATGTCGTGTGCTTCCTTCCTGTGCAGGAAAGTGTTTTTAATCACAGTGAGGTTTCCACCAAACTCCAAACCATGATCTTTTTCAGAGTATAAGGAGAGAGAACCATTTCAGGAAAGCTGACTCCTTTCTTTGTGTTCAAGCTCATTTGATCAAATATTTATGTCTAGTCTGAAGTGTCTGagcagaagaaataaaataaagaagagaaatgtCACTCAGAAGAGCAGAATAAGTTGATTTTCTAAATGAGTAAAAAgtgtgttctgttctgtctgtggaAAGAAGCCGTCACATTGCCACAATGTGAGTTTGGGACTAAAGCAAGGACTCAAAGCAGTTGACAGGATTGCTGCTGGTGGTTGACCCAGGTCTGCTAAGTCAATACGGAAATCTCACCTGCAGCTCGAGGGCTTTGATGTGGTGCCTGTGgttcctcagctcctcctgcagctcggAGATGGTCTCCTTCAAAACCGCaatctgctgtttcctctcctcattCTCGTGCAACCAATACGAAACCTCGTCCGTGCAGCGAAACATATCCGGGCATTTCTGCTCATCCAGCTGAGGCAGCGTGGCCACCAGCCGACACATCCCATCCTCCATCACCTGTTAGAtggaggagatttttttttttttgatgaccACCAGTGAGCACAAGTGGGATTAAGTAAAATAACTACAGCTTTCAACAGCCCTGCTGTGAATgggatttctttttctctagCAAATCAATAAATTCTACTGGGCCTGTCAGACTCCAGGTTTAACTGCAGCAAATTGACTCCTGCCaacagcaggttttttttttttcttttcagcgtCGTTTCttacaaacaaaccacaacatCTCATTCTTTTACATCAGCAACTGAATAAAGGACCCTGGAGATCAAACACGTGAAATTGAGCTGATATAAAGAGTTACATTACTAAtgtctgtaaacagtgtgaacagttAATGTCTATTGCAGGTACTAATCATTCTAATTTCGCTAACCAATCATTCTCAGCCTCGCTCACAGCATTTGTCCAAGGCTGGCAATGAaattttcattcacattcacattctgaGTTTTCCTGTGACACTGATGTTTGTGGTTATCGGTGAACAACAAAATTGTAACACAATCTGGTGCAGATATTCACGTGACTCTATAGGTGCTtagcatcagcatgttagcactgttAATGGCATTTAGCTTTAAGCACCTCTGTATCCAGGTAGTCTCCAGAACTCCAGTGGCCAGTGTTGCAAATATACAAACCGGAGGGTTTTATGGCAATTTTGCACTAAAATACCTTgacttttcagttattttatcaaTTGTATTGGCCAGAAAAATACATTCTTGTTTAGCTGTTTCATCCATAAACCATAATCCATAATCCTAAAACTAAACAGATTTTCCAGAAAGTCAATTATCTATTATCAATTCCAACCCATATTAACAATGATAACATAAATGCTGCTGGTTTTTGGTCCGAACAGTAATCGGTGACATCATTCTGGACTCAGTTGaccttttatttacttttattttgtacctACAATATAGTGTGATGGTTGCCTGTTTGTAGACTTGCATCTGTATCGGAGTGGTTGAAAGTAACTAATCACATTTATCCAAGTACTACACTGCTGTTTACTTGTTTACCCGTGTATTTCATTATTATGCTGCTTTATACCCCACTACATTTAAGAGCAAAATACTATACCATTAAACTTATTTGACAGCTATAATTAATTACATAATTCTATAGACAAATACTTGCTGATAATGGAGTATAGTTTAGGTAGCTGTAAcggtacttttacttaaatacaGGATCTGAGTGCTTCTTTCACCACTGTTATCTTTCATATTTCTGCATATACATGCAGATCTGGCAGAGTAATACATGCATGAAGTTACTTTTCAGCATTGTAGATGTAAATGAAATGAGCCCTGCAGAGATGAGATGCTCTTTCTCATCTCCAGAGTAACAAGGAGGAACAGAAGCCAGTAATGAGTCTCTCCTGCAGAAGCTCTTTCAGAGAAAATCACTTCGGTGTGTACTCAGAATGTTTACGGCAATTACCTGGTTAGAGTACTCTCCACACTGAGACCCCCCGCCATTGCGCTGAGTGGTAGTGTTCAGGTTGTCTGCTTCGGCCTCTGGCAGCAACACAAAGAGGATACAGAGAGCGGAGTACACACTCCAGCAGGGAGGGTTGGTTAGGGACAGGAGAGACATTGCTGCTTAGTCTGTTCCTGCCTTGTCAGTCAGAGTTGGGGTGGGACACTGGAGTGTGTGCTTCACCATGTGAGGCTCTGCTGCCTTGtcctacaaaaagaaaaaaaaacagaaaaagaaagtgtaTTGTGCTTCCGTTGTCTAATTCATTAAGCCCACAAGGCGCCTTTTAGCATACAAAGTCgcagtgtttctctctgtgcGCACCTTTGTCTCCGTATGACTAATAGGACATAAACATGGGAAAGCGAGTTTAATTAGCAGGGAGGTGATCCACTCTATCCAATCTATCCCATTACTGTATGTCCTCAGGTAACTCAGgtaaatgaacacacacaagctgcacaCAGCACCTGCTCCTAAAACCAATCTGATTTTTTGTCTTAATTGTCTTCAttaggaagaagaagacagtctttttgttttctaaagtCTCACTCGAACATCcacatttaacatgaaaaaaagtaGCAAgtcaaatttctttttttgtttctatgGTGGAACAAAAAGTTTTCTGTCCACTTGGGGAGATAATGGAGTATTACTCACCCCAGTCAGACCACCTTCTACCCCATTCCCAGCCCATTTCAGGCCAAGGgattctcttcattttcttcccgtcttcctctcttcctgtatcactttctttctcactgtgtgtgcctCATGCTCATCTTCtgtcactccctctctctctctctctctctctcagtgtagACATCTTAGTCCCATAATCTACCTCTAAGAGGATTCACAACGACTCAGGGATGGAGGGTGGCAGGCAAATAGGgaagtaataataaaattataacAAGACATAAGAGAAAATACTGCAAAAGGCTTTCTTTATCTTTCTATCAATTCCTTTCTTAATTAAagatgagatttatttttatgaaaatattgtattttattttgaaaagggaATTATGTTCTTGTTCTATGTTGATATGGGTGTTAGTTAATTTGGCGTAGGCGTacagagggaggggggacaCATCACTTGTCAGTATCAAAGTTATTGTGTTGTGCTACagctggaggggaaaaaaagtgaggAAAGTTATGGATGTTAGCCAGAAGAGCTCCCCGTGTTCTTCTTGTGACCCACGAAACTCTGAAACAGCTTTAGTCAGTTAGCAGTAAGTTCAAgtaaagttagaaaaaaaagatacagacttacattaatattaatattattattattaaatctCACTGCTGCCTTGGGTGTCTTTGTTGATTACATCAAATGCTGCAGTAATGTGTACTGAACTTGTATTTCTCGATTctaaagcattttgttttttactgaaTATTGTGAGAATTAAACTGATTATGTTACAGAAATAAGAGAACTggatttttaaaacttaaacAGAGAACAGAAGCAATAGAGTCATGCAGTAGACGATTCTGGAGAAAAATAGCTGATTGTTGAGTTAACCCAATGCATCAGTATCCGATGACCTGGGAATGAAACTCAGCAACTGGCTGATGTGGTGTGGTATGTGcatcaacaaaacattaacagtgGTCTGCACATGCAGTACATAAGCATCACCTACAGGCTCAGTAATCCTGCTCAAAGAGTGGTAATGAAGGCTGATGTGAGTGGGAGTGTGAGGGGTGCTGATCCTATTACAGCAGCCAAGCTGCTCAGCTTGCATGGTCTCCTTGTTGTAAGAAAAACGAAACGTGATTGAATGTccaatcatttgtttttaaggaACTATAATGTAATTGCTGTTCTAAATACCGTCATGAATATTTCCCAAATCAGCTGTCTGCACTGTGAATGTCCTGCATCAATTTGCAGCACATACTTTGTCCACATGCTGCACATTCCACAAAgaccaaacagaaaatgtatatAGAGACCAAAAAGAAGTTCACATATAAACTCTCAGGAATGTAAAATGTCCctcatttgtaaaatgttttgttctatACCTGATGGTGTCTGCTGGATGCATGTGAGAGAAACTGTGTGGTTAAGGCCACATGGTGGCACCATGTAACAAGTTAATTAAATGCAGGCCATAGTGATAATCAGTGTGTGCACAAAAGTGTCCCAGAGAGACAGTACAGCAAACAAATATAGGGAATGAATATGGTCCTGACAGAAGACACTGAAGCCAGAAAAGTACAGCAGGCTTAAAAtatcaaagagaaaagcagaattaATAGAGAAAAGTCTGTTAACCTGATGGGTAGTGGAGCTCGAGGTAATCTGGTGCCAGACCAGAACTGAGGCTGTTGAGACATGCAGAGCAGTGCAGTTAAAGAGACAAAGTTACTGcatattaattaatcaattaaaaagtattttcaaGTCATTATTGTCAAGTTTGTGACAACATTATGGAAAAGATCTCTACAAATACagaccagaaaagaaaaagtcttgCTCCAAAGGTGAGTTGTTGCAGGTAGACAATGGCGAGAACATGAGCCAGATTTGGAGAGAGGAGTTGGAGTTGGCCTAGAAGAACAACTGCCAGTAAGAATTCATTCAAGTCAGGGCTTAACATTTAGAGGGTTTAGACAATTTAGATGAAGCTTCCTCTTGCAAGACTTCAGAGCAAGACTTCTCCTTTAATTCCTTCATTTAGGGACTTTTTACTCGAGACTAATTTAAGACTTTTCCATGTTTACTTCCTCTCACACAGCCTTTTGGTATTACTTTGTGTCAGTGACAGCATAATGAAATTCTGTTTGCTTGGATTCTTTGCATTTAAAACGATTCATCTTGCTGAATTATTATTCATCATGCAAAAAAGGCTTGTGAACATTTGTCACGATGTTAAGTGGCTTTTCCCAGTGTGTTGACATCGAGCGAAAAGCTGAGGCTGAGTGATGTGACAGTTTGACAGGATGCTGAACAGGTGGTAAGGTGGTTTAAGAAGGAGGTGAATGGAGGCCGGGACGAGGGTGGAAGTTATTTCATCTCACGTGTTGGGAACATGACACGTGCGTAGAGGACAATTAATAGAGTTCccaagcaacaaaacaacatttgaatgGATTTATCCAACTCTCTTCCTCTGACTAACAATACAGGGCCTTTAGTTGAAAGGCGAACCACCTGCATCTTACCTAGAGACCAGTCATGTGTAACTAAGGAGCAAATGTCCATCACACAGTGTGAAATAACTGTTACCAAGGTTAAAGCAGCTGTCGCTCTACACACTGACATGGAATGAGATTGTAATCGTACAAACCAAGTGAACTGGCTTAGCTATTCCTTTGCTGTGACACAGCTTGCTTTGTATTTTCTGAACTGAGATGaggtaaagaaaaataaattctaaaacaAATTAGTGAGGAAATACAAAGAATGCAGATGCTTCCACACAGGGACCGCAGAAGGGTCTGATTATGAAAATTAAGTGAATCATAATGAAGCTATGACCTCAGCAGTCATCGTATCAACCCTGTTGAACAACTGTGTGAGGTTTTAAAGCTATGTGTTAGACGGTGCTCTCCACCACTCTCGTCAAAACACCAAATAAAGGAATATATCCCTTTCATTGTGTTCCAGAAACTCTGTGGGTTTCTGCAAGAAGCATCCTTTAAATTGTAACCCACCTGTATGAGCTGTAGTCTTCACAACGTCGCTTTATCCACAGCCAGTCTTAGTGCCTGAAACAGTTACTTAACAACAAATCTAAAGATGATAAGGCAGCACATATGGACCATTATATTTCCTAGAATAACTTatctttcattttgtaaaaagTAAATGAATCATGGCTCTGCAGGCACAGTTTCATTATACAACTATGTTTCTGGTTCACACGCTGCTGATGGAGGTGAATAATGAAGTCTGAGGATGAGAGGCTGACATTTTCCTGgaagaaaacaacatgacaaGCTCCTCATTAGCGACAATGAGATAAGGTGCTTTGCTCAATTAGACACAGGTGTGACTCAGATGTACTGAACATGCAGGACATTTTACTAGATGATCAGTGTCACAATGTCCTGACTTTGAAAACGTCTCAGATCTGCTTCAGAGCAAAGacaaccagatgaactgattgTTTCCAAGAGCCGCCAGCGCTGTGACCCCCACACTTAATCTATTCCAATAAGATCATTTTGACACACATAATACATATCACACGTCATGGCATCTGTTTCTGATACATTGAAAGCAGTGAGAGGTTCTGAGTGTCTATCaatcaaacaatcaatcaatacTGATTATAGGCACCATTTTCTGGATGGATATTTACCTGGAGCGTATGCCATTACACCAGGCTGTTACTCATCATGATGCAATCATATCTGTCAGATCTCttcataatctctctctctctctctctctcacacacacacacacacacacacacacacacacacacacacacaaacagccttaGATTTTGCTACTGTCATAAATCTGAGGTGACACTAGACTTAACTTATTTAATCAATCGCTGTATCCCCACTGGTATCATGCATCATGCTCGTTACCTGAATGCACCTCAGGGACATGTTAGACTTGAACTCAAGTCATAAATAAGTAAAAGGCAGAA
Encoded here:
- the si:ch211-203k16.3 gene encoding angiopoietin-related protein 1, which produces MSLLSLTNPPCWSVYSALCILFVLLPEAEADNLNTTTQRNGGGSQCGEYSNQVMEDGMCRLVATLPQLDEQKCPDMFRCTDEVSYWLHENEERKQQIAVLKETISELQEELRNHRHHIKALELQSEERSHLNVSLEHRFHELEVHYAEATTLLHLQGTLILDLQNQLHNLTLLVDKVKRSPGCLINIVRPNSLMSAQEALHPEIQHVGNCPIDCASLYYNGVRRSGLYTVVPSLAGMPVEVYCDMDTDGGGWTVIQRRIDGSVSFDRSWRDYRDGFGDLHSEFWLGNEHIHDLSTQGDYSLRIHMEDWSNKHKHALYQSFRVEDEEHQYRLHVSGFSGTVQDSFSWYHDKQGFSTPDSGNICAEISHGGWWYNQCFYANLNGVYYRGGHYTPKGRGPLGPDGIVWYTWKDSDYYSLRKVSMMIRQRNFRTRLSP